A single Acetomicrobium thermoterrenum DSM 13490 DNA region contains:
- a CDS encoding proton-conducting transporter transmembrane domain-containing protein: protein MSWQVHLPALVVSVPLLGAFISIAMVKPRLRNLWFATILVATTVLAFLMWRYVAINGTLVYVMGGERWNLTLPSGMTLPIRIIMEVDAFGAFMALAGSIATLASGLFSVRFLDRVNDGNKFVALFFLLFAGMLGLEVTGDFFNFFVFLEIASVASFGLIAFWRDRPEAIEASFKYAVLSTFVALIFLIGVGILYGVYGTLNMAAIAKNMQVGFLEKLALVLFIVSLAMKSGAVPLHMWEPDAYGQAPAGVSCFLVVVGQASLYGMFRIAFSVYGQAFEGNVLAWVIIVLGLLSMFIGVIMAVIQKEAKRLMAYHCISQTGYMLMGIGLGLLALSSSQAMSEYGFTAMKGGIFHIINNAMYKGLLFLTAGSLFYATGTTNLNKLGGLARKMPYTTFMFAVAAAAIAGLPPFNGFVSKLLIYESSFVVHPFLAVVAMVTSILTLASFVKVFQSGFLGPSRDNLNNVREVPLSMVVGMMVLCVMIISLSLMPNWVLANLIEPAARDLVNQASYIQAVMGSGL, encoded by the coding sequence ATGAGTTGGCAGGTACATCTTCCCGCTTTGGTAGTTTCCGTCCCATTGTTAGGAGCCTTTATTTCTATTGCAATGGTAAAACCGCGATTGCGTAATCTATGGTTTGCAACAATTTTAGTGGCTACGACAGTTTTGGCCTTTCTTATGTGGAGATACGTCGCAATCAACGGTACATTGGTCTATGTAATGGGTGGCGAAAGATGGAACCTTACGCTTCCTTCGGGTATGACCTTGCCCATCAGGATAATTATGGAGGTCGATGCATTCGGGGCTTTTATGGCTCTTGCCGGGTCTATAGCCACCTTGGCCAGCGGTTTGTTCTCCGTAAGGTTCTTAGATCGTGTTAATGATGGAAATAAGTTTGTGGCCCTATTTTTCCTCCTTTTTGCCGGCATGCTGGGCCTTGAGGTGACGGGAGACTTCTTTAATTTCTTCGTCTTTCTCGAGATCGCTTCAGTGGCGTCCTTCGGGTTGATAGCCTTTTGGCGCGACAGGCCCGAAGCGATAGAAGCGAGCTTTAAATATGCCGTATTGTCGACCTTTGTGGCCCTCATTTTTTTGATAGGCGTTGGTATCCTGTACGGTGTGTATGGGACGCTTAATATGGCAGCAATAGCCAAAAACATGCAGGTGGGTTTCCTGGAAAAGCTTGCCTTGGTGCTTTTTATCGTTTCTTTGGCTATGAAAAGCGGGGCCGTTCCCTTGCATATGTGGGAGCCAGATGCATACGGTCAGGCGCCGGCAGGCGTTTCTTGTTTCCTCGTTGTGGTTGGACAAGCCTCGCTTTACGGGATGTTTAGAATTGCTTTTTCCGTTTACGGGCAGGCTTTTGAGGGCAACGTGCTTGCATGGGTGATAATAGTTTTGGGTTTGCTTTCCATGTTTATAGGGGTAATAATGGCAGTTATACAAAAGGAAGCGAAGCGCCTGATGGCATATCACTGCATTTCGCAGACGGGTTACATGCTTATGGGCATAGGTTTGGGATTGCTCGCCCTTTCTAGTTCGCAAGCCATGAGCGAATACGGTTTTACGGCAATGAAGGGCGGTATTTTCCATATAATCAACAATGCAATGTATAAGGGATTGCTCTTTTTGACAGCGGGTTCCCTTTTTTACGCTACCGGGACGACGAATCTTAACAAGCTTGGGGGATTGGCCAGGAAAATGCCCTATACGACCTTCATGTTTGCGGTTGCGGCGGCTGCTATTGCAGGTTTGCCTCCCTTCAACGGTTTCGTCTCCAAGCTTTTGATATACGAATCCTCTTTTGTGGTTCATCCCTTTTTGGCTGTGGTCGCGATGGTAACCTCTATATTGACCCTCGCTTCTTTTGTCAAGGTCTTTCAGTCGGGCTTTTTGGGTCCGTCAAGGGATAACTTGAATAACGTCAGAGAAGTACCGTTGAGCATGGTTGTGGGTATGATGGTCCTTTGCGTCATGATAATTTCTCTTAGCTTGATGCCGAATTGGGTGTTAGCTAATTTAATTGAACCTGCTGCCCGCGATTTAGTTAACCAAGCCAGTTACATTCAGGCAGTAATGGGGAGTGGTCTATAA
- a CDS encoding sodium:proton antiporter: protein MINNIPMLTVGALFVIGLYGVLFKRNIIKIAIGISIIESSTNLFLIVLGYRTGGSIPVYTLAGEFKKMVLPTPQALTLTAIVIGLATTALLLTLIMLLYKHYGTLDVHEIRRLKG from the coding sequence ATGATAAATAACATTCCCATGTTAACAGTCGGAGCATTATTCGTCATTGGGTTATATGGAGTTTTGTTTAAGCGCAATATCATAAAAATAGCCATTGGCATTAGCATAATAGAGTCGTCCACGAACCTTTTTTTGATAGTCCTTGGCTATCGGACGGGAGGTTCCATACCCGTTTACACATTGGCAGGCGAGTTCAAAAAAATGGTCTTGCCGACACCGCAAGCCTTGACGCTTACAGCAATAGTCATTGGTTTAGCTACTACTGCGCTTTTGTTGACGTTGATCATGCTTCTTTACAAACATTACGGGACACTGGACGTCCACGAGATAAGGAGGCTTAAGGGATGA
- a CDS encoding MnhB domain-containing protein codes for MKPLSIVVRTICNIFAWFVAIFGAYVILHGHLTPGGGFQGGAIVATFIALLLVAHGGKSFLGWVKKEIFSSFEGAGLVAFVCVGFLGLSTTFLYNFLALKGGLFGSAVPLGPNAGVLNSSGTIALANIAVGLEVVGGLSTILVFMFLGMRYVSEGGKEGVKDDK; via the coding sequence ATGAAGCCCCTATCAATAGTTGTTAGAACGATTTGCAATATTTTTGCCTGGTTTGTTGCAATCTTTGGAGCCTACGTCATACTTCACGGCCATCTGACGCCTGGCGGCGGTTTTCAGGGCGGAGCTATAGTGGCAACCTTTATAGCCCTTCTATTGGTTGCGCATGGAGGAAAGAGCTTCTTGGGATGGGTTAAAAAGGAAATTTTCTCCTCCTTTGAGGGCGCCGGGTTGGTTGCTTTTGTATGTGTCGGTTTTTTGGGCTTGTCTACGACCTTTCTATATAACTTTCTGGCTTTGAAAGGCGGCTTGTTTGGATCTGCCGTACCTTTAGGGCCCAATGCGGGCGTTCTGAACAGCTCCGGCACCATAGCGTTGGCCAATATAGCCGTAGGCCTTGAAGTCGTGGGTGGTCTTTCGACCATTCTCGTCTTTATGTTCTTAGGAATGCGTTATGTCTCTGAAGGCGGCAAGGAGGGGGTAAAGGATGATAAATAA
- the mbhE gene encoding hydrogen gas-evolving membrane-bound hydrogenase subunit E, with product MKGPRVIFLIFFVIFAGILCQGLYNIHPFGEPRVSAMDDYFINNAQSERAANNVVTSIVFDYRGFDTLGEAAVLFTAVMSVAALFRKEE from the coding sequence ATGAAAGGTCCTAGGGTAATTTTTTTGATCTTCTTCGTCATATTTGCGGGGATTTTGTGTCAAGGATTATATAATATCCATCCCTTTGGAGAACCGCGTGTATCGGCTATGGACGATTATTTCATAAACAATGCCCAGAGCGAGCGGGCAGCCAACAATGTAGTGACGTCAATAGTGTTTGATTACAGAGGTTTCGATACTCTCGGTGAAGCGGCGGTGCTTTTTACGGCGGTAATGTCTGTGGCCGCTCTCTTTCGGAAGGAGGAGTAG
- a CDS encoding Na(+)/H(+) antiporter subunit B, giving the protein MMDIAHIAILLMIVISAFFAIWFDNLLNAVISLCVMSLLISLEFYILQAPDVAIAEAGIGAGLTTAIYIMALKACRSSRWPGKGNDKNERS; this is encoded by the coding sequence ATGATGGATATTGCCCATATTGCTATATTGTTGATGATCGTGATATCCGCTTTTTTCGCAATCTGGTTTGATAATCTGCTGAATGCGGTGATTTCGCTTTGCGTTATGAGCCTGCTCATCTCTCTGGAATTTTATATATTGCAGGCTCCTGATGTAGCGATTGCCGAAGCGGGCATAGGAGCCGGACTTACTACAGCCATTTATATAATGGCCCTCAAAGCTTGTCGGTCATCTCGTTGGCCCGGAAAGGGGAACGATAAAAATGAAAGGTCCTAG
- the mnhG gene encoding monovalent cation/H(+) antiporter subunit G: MDGSTILIKILLGIGLAFNVLGVVALYRFPDVYTRLHGTTKCTTFGSIFTSASVVVYSISKYVTTGEPRFMTFAIHVIIAIFALLITNPTAAHAIARAAHKSGIKPIGIVDKLSEEKAGEKFS, from the coding sequence GTGGATGGCTCAACAATTCTTATAAAGATACTGTTGGGAATTGGGTTAGCCTTCAATGTCCTTGGCGTTGTTGCTCTTTATAGGTTTCCCGATGTATATACTCGTCTGCATGGAACCACGAAGTGTACTACCTTTGGTTCTATATTTACATCGGCATCGGTAGTGGTTTACTCGATATCCAAATACGTGACGACCGGAGAGCCCAGGTTTATGACCTTTGCCATCCACGTCATTATAGCAATATTTGCGCTTTTGATTACCAATCCTACGGCTGCCCACGCTATAGCACGTGCAGCACATAAAAGCGGGATAAAGCCAATTGGAATCGTCGATAAGTTATCGGAAGAAAAGGCGGGTGAAAAGTTCTCATGA
- a CDS encoding monovalent cation/H+ antiporter complex subunit F: MSVFSFAFLILSLAILAMSGRLIMGPTTPDRVVALDTLNTFVVATMVILGALFDSIVMVDIAIVYAALSFVGTLFIARYIEGGF, encoded by the coding sequence ATGAGCGTGTTTTCCTTTGCCTTTTTAATACTCAGCCTTGCTATACTCGCCATGTCGGGGCGTTTGATTATGGGCCCGACTACTCCGGATAGGGTCGTTGCTTTAGATACGTTGAATACTTTTGTGGTTGCCACTATGGTAATTTTGGGAGCGTTGTTCGATTCAATTGTCATGGTAGACATTGCTATCGTCTATGCTGCCCTGTCCTTTGTCGGCACATTGTTCATAGCGCGCTATATCGAAGGGGGTTTCTAA
- a CDS encoding Na+/H+ antiporter subunit E, whose amino-acid sequence MVIFLASVIMYLLLVWSGGSIPLNEVVIAIALGGIITYACRSWSPGLYRMTALRPDRWFKLLAFIFGPFLWGMTKANFDVAYRVITGKINPGIVRVQTSLKNAYAMTMLANSITLTPGTLTVDVDQESGTYYIHWININNVDPSGKDVYGSFEDWARKVVEE is encoded by the coding sequence ATGGTAATCTTTTTGGCTTCAGTCATTATGTATTTGTTGCTCGTTTGGTCTGGAGGGTCAATCCCCTTAAATGAAGTAGTCATCGCTATAGCCTTGGGTGGGATCATAACATATGCCTGTCGCTCTTGGAGCCCCGGGTTATACAGGATGACTGCGCTAAGGCCCGACAGATGGTTTAAATTGCTTGCCTTTATCTTTGGCCCCTTTCTCTGGGGGATGACAAAGGCAAATTTCGACGTTGCCTACAGAGTCATAACGGGGAAGATAAATCCCGGTATAGTGAGGGTTCAAACTTCGTTAAAAAATGCCTACGCCATGACTATGTTGGCCAATTCAATAACCTTGACTCCAGGTACTTTAACCGTCGACGTGGATCAGGAAAGCGGCACCTATTATATTCACTGGATAAACATTAATAATGTTGATCCAAGCGGAAAAGATGTTTATGGTTCCTTTGAAGATTGGGCTAGGAAGGTGGTTGAAGAATGA
- a CDS encoding ABC transporter permease → MGGLLPVFLKELTDQFGSKRFMLITLIIVITGLFSSYTASEALKEQQFLNEEYLFLGLFTSSGGGLPSFLFFISFFGPLLGIILGFDAINGERTRGTLSLILSQPIYRDAIINGKFLASLTTVAIMIASIMVMIAGISIAKLGVVPNGQEVVRAILFFIACILYIAFWMSLAILFSIIFEKSSTSALTSIALWIFLSFFVYMIAGVVADKIYPITQQSTPELLAKHESLRTMLLRFSPAVLLEEISAALLNPTVRVFGPMFETQLKGLILTPLSLGQSVLVVWPQFVALIAASVICFAVSYLAFMRKEIRSI, encoded by the coding sequence ATGGGCGGATTACTTCCCGTGTTTTTAAAAGAGCTCACGGATCAGTTTGGAAGTAAGAGGTTCATGTTGATAACCTTGATCATAGTTATCACAGGGCTCTTTTCTTCATATACAGCCTCTGAGGCGCTGAAGGAACAACAGTTTTTGAACGAGGAGTATTTATTCCTTGGTCTTTTTACTTCATCGGGTGGAGGATTGCCTTCATTCTTGTTTTTCATCAGCTTCTTTGGGCCTCTGCTTGGCATCATTTTGGGTTTTGATGCGATTAACGGCGAACGCACAAGGGGCACCTTGAGTCTCATCCTTTCTCAGCCGATTTATCGCGATGCGATTATAAACGGAAAGTTTCTGGCCTCTTTAACGACGGTGGCCATAATGATAGCCAGCATAATGGTCATGATTGCCGGTATCTCTATTGCGAAATTAGGAGTCGTTCCTAACGGACAAGAGGTAGTGAGGGCGATTTTGTTTTTTATTGCCTGTATTTTGTATATTGCCTTTTGGATGAGTTTGGCGATACTTTTTTCCATTATTTTTGAAAAAAGTTCTACATCCGCTTTGACCTCAATAGCCTTGTGGATTTTTCTGTCCTTCTTTGTATATATGATTGCAGGTGTTGTAGCCGATAAGATCTATCCTATCACGCAACAATCTACTCCGGAGCTTTTGGCAAAGCACGAGAGCTTGAGGACCATGTTGCTCAGGTTTTCTCCTGCCGTTCTTTTAGAAGAAATATCTGCTGCCCTTTTAAATCCGACAGTCAGAGTCTTTGGTCCCATGTTTGAAACGCAGCTTAAAGGGTTGATTTTGACCCCTCTTTCGCTTGGTCAGAGTGTGTTAGTGGTGTGGCCGCAATTTGTTGCGCTGATTGCTGCTTCGGTCATATGTTTTGCCGTCTCTTATTTGGCGTTTATGAGGAAAGAAATTAGATCCATATAG
- a CDS encoding ABC transporter ATP-binding protein: MELVVEARDIVKKYGDFKAVDGISFHVAQSKIFGLLGPNGAGKTTTILMLLGMTEPTAGEIKVCGYDPNKEPLKVKRIAGYLPENVGFYEDMTARENLLYLARLNGIPDDVAIKKIDDILETVGLSDVRDKLTGTYSKGMRQRLGLASVLIKDPKLVILDEPTTGIDPEGTEQVLSLIYKMSKEMGVSILLSSHLLYQVQQICDRVGIMFKGKMVAMGSIEEIGRQALGEREGIMKLSYEYINEEALNKLDGIEGIVEKRIDNHSIILKFNEDKKLDIVREVVMRGFLPIEVKGREYSLEEIYIRYFREE, encoded by the coding sequence ATGGAATTGGTGGTTGAGGCTCGGGATATCGTAAAAAAATATGGCGATTTCAAAGCGGTAGATGGCATTAGTTTTCACGTGGCCCAGAGCAAGATCTTTGGGCTTCTCGGGCCTAACGGCGCAGGAAAAACTACGACCATATTGATGCTTTTAGGGATGACAGAACCAACGGCAGGGGAAATAAAGGTTTGTGGATATGACCCAAATAAAGAGCCTCTCAAAGTCAAGCGGATTGCTGGTTATTTGCCGGAAAACGTCGGTTTCTACGAAGATATGACGGCGAGGGAAAACTTGCTTTACCTTGCAAGGTTGAACGGCATCCCGGATGATGTTGCTATCAAAAAAATTGATGATATTTTAGAAACGGTGGGCCTTTCGGATGTGAGGGACAAGCTCACCGGCACATATTCCAAGGGAATGAGGCAGAGGCTGGGTCTTGCCTCTGTCCTTATCAAAGATCCCAAGCTGGTCATTCTGGATGAACCCACTACAGGGATAGATCCAGAAGGAACAGAACAGGTATTAAGCTTAATTTATAAGATGAGCAAAGAAATGGGTGTCAGCATTTTGCTCAGCTCCCATCTTTTGTATCAGGTTCAGCAGATTTGCGACAGGGTCGGCATAATGTTTAAGGGCAAGATGGTCGCCATGGGGAGCATAGAAGAAATAGGCCGGCAAGCCTTGGGCGAACGTGAAGGGATTATGAAGCTGTCATACGAGTATATTAACGAGGAGGCATTAAATAAACTCGACGGAATTGAAGGGATTGTAGAGAAGAGAATTGACAATCATTCGATCATCCTAAAATTTAACGAGGATAAAAAACTTGATATAGTGCGCGAAGTTGTAATGAGAGGCTTCCTTCCTATCGAGGTCAAGGGGAGAGAATATAGCCTGGAAGAGATATATATTAGATATTTTCGGGAGGAGTGA
- a CDS encoding COG1470 family protein, with amino-acid sequence MNMFGSAYKKCILFTFLIGISFMLFAGVAIAQQGGFTLHIPFTGIEMGTEDDVNVDVNLRNATNNDIEVTLNLERDPKANNWDVRFISSQWGGFGVNRVRLGTGEENREVTIKLHIKPGENAEPGNYKFAVKASANGITKEYPVFVHLKGGKVAVDSGAGKLELETKYPVLEGAAGKSLSFEIKVKNNSDKDAVVDFVTVTPSGWNAYVTPRWETEKRVNSIKIASNSSETLNFTVVPPIESEKGEYPLEFHAKVGDSDVKLDLKVIVEGTYKLQIAPESRRLNFDMVAGKESQQVFYVWNEGSAPIENISFLVVSKPEDWEITFKPDKIGVLEPLAKTEKPEIVEITFKAPERAIPGDYQVVLTAAGDQDRKSIELRATVKVPTTWGWIGVGVIVIVIALLFGIFAKLKRR; translated from the coding sequence ATGAACATGTTCGGTAGCGCTTATAAAAAATGTATCCTATTTACATTTCTAATTGGTATTTCGTTTATGCTTTTTGCCGGTGTGGCGATTGCACAGCAGGGAGGATTTACGCTACACATACCCTTTACCGGCATCGAAATGGGTACTGAAGACGACGTCAACGTCGATGTAAATTTAAGGAACGCCACAAATAACGATATTGAAGTAACGCTTAACCTGGAGAGAGATCCAAAGGCGAACAATTGGGATGTCAGGTTCATAAGTTCTCAATGGGGTGGTTTTGGCGTCAACAGGGTTCGTTTAGGGACCGGAGAGGAAAATAGAGAAGTCACGATTAAGTTGCATATCAAGCCTGGAGAAAATGCCGAACCCGGAAATTACAAGTTCGCAGTGAAGGCTTCGGCTAACGGAATTACGAAAGAGTATCCTGTTTTTGTGCATCTAAAAGGCGGTAAAGTTGCGGTCGATTCGGGTGCGGGGAAATTGGAACTCGAAACCAAGTATCCCGTTTTAGAGGGCGCTGCAGGCAAATCTCTGAGTTTTGAAATTAAGGTGAAAAATAACTCCGATAAAGATGCAGTAGTAGATTTTGTTACTGTTACTCCATCGGGTTGGAATGCCTATGTGACTCCCCGATGGGAGACGGAAAAGCGCGTAAATTCCATTAAAATTGCTTCAAATTCTAGCGAGACCCTGAACTTTACAGTCGTTCCTCCCATCGAATCCGAAAAAGGGGAGTATCCTTTGGAGTTTCATGCCAAGGTTGGAGACAGTGACGTTAAATTGGATTTAAAAGTTATCGTCGAGGGAACCTATAAATTGCAGATAGCACCGGAGAGCAGAAGGCTCAACTTCGATATGGTAGCTGGGAAAGAAAGCCAGCAGGTATTTTACGTCTGGAACGAAGGGTCGGCACCGATAGAGAACATATCTTTCCTGGTGGTCAGCAAGCCTGAGGATTGGGAAATAACCTTTAAGCCCGATAAAATAGGCGTGCTTGAGCCCCTTGCAAAGACCGAAAAACCCGAAATAGTCGAAATCACTTTTAAAGCACCCGAGAGGGCGATCCCCGGGGATTATCAAGTAGTGCTTACGGCAGCAGGCGACCAAGACAGAAAGTCTATAGAACTGAGAGCCACGGTCAAAGTTCCCACTACGTGGGGATGGATAGGCGTAGGTGTTATCGTAATTGTCATCGCTTTGTTGTTTGGAATTTTTGCAAAGCTCAAGAGGCGATAA
- the typA gene encoding translational GTPase TypA, with amino-acid sequence MNDISKIRNVAIIAHIDHGKTTLLDSIFRATRLFRENAKVEDRVMDNDELERERGITIRSKHCSVQWKDYLINIIDTPGHADFSGEVERVLCMVDSVLLLVDANEGPMPQTRYVLMRALKARLKPIVVLNKVDRPNANVQAALNATFDLFLELGATDEQADFPVLYGSGLHGWFVKDMEDEEREGMDALFETIINYVPAPLGDVNKPFLMQATTLTWNNYIGRVGCGRILQGKIRKGDTIVRTSTRWQDKDKGEWEITGRELAKVNHLWVTKGLKPVEIEEASAGDVVWIAGPEDIMIGDTLSFEENADSLLTPLDIEEPTVSMFFLVNSGPFAGKEGKPVTLRQMKERLMQEARANVALKVEDIGRPDGLKVSGRGELHLAILIEEMRREGMEFCVSRPEVIIKYDNDNNLLEPLEQLIIDVPEEYQGVVIEKISKRKGEFMSVQNLGTGLLRLEFNIPTRGLIGYRTEFLTDTRGLGIMSSRFIGYDLWRGEISGRNRGSMVSMDTGEATSYQLDNLQHRGTLFISPMDQVYEGMIIGEHSRPNDLPCNPTKKKHVTNHRSASKDTPIILDVPRKLTLDAALEWIAEDELVEVTPFSVRVRKSILRQEDRKKAAKKVAVTVN; translated from the coding sequence ATGAACGATATCTCCAAGATACGCAATGTGGCCATTATAGCCCATATCGATCACGGCAAGACCACTCTCCTTGATTCTATTTTTCGGGCAACGAGGCTGTTTAGGGAAAACGCGAAAGTCGAAGATCGGGTGATGGACAACGATGAATTGGAGCGCGAACGGGGCATAACCATAAGATCCAAACATTGTTCTGTTCAGTGGAAAGATTATTTGATAAATATCATCGATACACCCGGACATGCAGATTTTTCGGGAGAAGTAGAGCGAGTGCTGTGTATGGTAGATTCGGTTTTGCTTTTGGTGGATGCCAACGAGGGGCCAATGCCTCAGACCAGATATGTCTTGATGCGCGCTTTGAAAGCCAGGCTTAAGCCCATCGTGGTGCTAAACAAAGTTGATCGGCCAAACGCAAATGTGCAAGCTGCTTTGAATGCCACCTTCGACTTATTCTTGGAATTAGGTGCAACGGACGAACAAGCGGACTTTCCCGTCCTTTATGGCTCGGGGCTTCACGGTTGGTTCGTCAAAGACATGGAAGATGAAGAGCGCGAAGGAATGGACGCTCTCTTTGAAACGATAATAAATTATGTACCTGCTCCTCTTGGCGACGTCAACAAACCATTTTTGATGCAGGCAACTACGTTGACCTGGAATAATTACATAGGAAGAGTCGGATGCGGAAGGATACTGCAAGGAAAGATAAGGAAAGGGGACACGATTGTCAGGACGAGCACCAGGTGGCAGGACAAGGATAAAGGCGAGTGGGAAATAACCGGTCGAGAATTGGCGAAGGTGAACCATCTTTGGGTTACAAAGGGATTGAAACCAGTGGAGATTGAGGAGGCATCTGCTGGCGATGTGGTTTGGATTGCCGGCCCTGAGGATATAATGATCGGTGACACCCTGTCCTTCGAAGAAAATGCGGATTCCCTGCTCACTCCGCTTGACATAGAAGAACCGACGGTTTCAATGTTCTTTCTCGTAAATAGCGGACCCTTTGCGGGCAAGGAGGGCAAACCCGTCACCTTGAGACAAATGAAGGAACGGTTAATGCAAGAGGCAAGGGCAAATGTCGCGCTGAAGGTCGAGGATATCGGCAGACCCGACGGGCTTAAGGTATCGGGCAGGGGAGAGCTGCATCTCGCTATTCTGATCGAAGAGATGCGGCGCGAAGGGATGGAATTTTGCGTATCCCGACCCGAGGTAATTATTAAATACGACAATGACAACAACCTCTTGGAACCTCTTGAGCAACTTATTATTGATGTGCCCGAGGAATATCAGGGAGTAGTCATAGAAAAGATCTCCAAAAGAAAGGGAGAATTCATGAGCGTTCAAAACCTTGGGACCGGTTTGCTTCGTTTGGAGTTCAACATTCCGACCAGGGGGCTTATAGGTTATCGGACTGAGTTTCTTACCGATACTAGGGGTTTGGGAATAATGTCATCCCGATTTATAGGTTACGATTTGTGGCGGGGGGAAATATCCGGTCGAAACAGAGGATCGATGGTCAGCATGGATACAGGAGAGGCGACGAGCTATCAGCTGGATAATTTACAGCACAGAGGTACGCTATTTATATCGCCTATGGATCAGGTTTATGAGGGAATGATCATCGGAGAGCATTCCAGGCCCAATGATTTGCCATGCAACCCTACAAAGAAGAAACACGTTACCAATCATCGTTCCGCATCTAAGGATACTCCGATAATTCTCGACGTCCCAAGGAAGCTTACTTTGGATGCAGCCCTTGAATGGATCGCCGAAGATGAGCTTGTCGAAGTGACCCCGTTTTCCGTAAGGGTAAGGAAGAGCATTTTACGGCAGGAGGACCGCAAAAAGGCTGCGAAGAAAGTGGCGGTTACGGTAAATTGA
- the smpB gene encoding SsrA-binding protein SmpB, whose amino-acid sequence MDKKIVAQNRRARHDYFILETYEAGLVLTGTEIKSIRAGRVNLKDGYARIENGECWLYNVHISPYEKGTYYNHDPLRPRKLLLHKDEIKRLIGKTQQKGLTLIPLSIYLKNGKWAKVELALAQGKKVYDKRHAIAERDARLQMERARKITKT is encoded by the coding sequence ATGGATAAGAAAATAGTTGCTCAAAACAGAAGAGCTCGACACGATTATTTCATTCTTGAAACCTATGAAGCCGGTCTTGTTTTAACTGGCACGGAGATCAAGTCGATTCGTGCGGGACGAGTTAACTTGAAGGATGGATATGCCAGGATAGAAAACGGCGAATGCTGGCTATATAATGTCCATATATCACCTTATGAAAAAGGCACCTACTACAATCACGATCCTCTGAGACCGAGAAAGTTATTACTTCATAAAGACGAAATCAAAAGGCTCATCGGCAAAACTCAGCAAAAAGGCTTGACACTCATTCCGCTTTCAATCTACTTAAAAAACGGAAAATGGGCAAAGGTCGAGTTGGCGTTAGCCCAGGGCAAGAAAGTTTACGATAAACGCCATGCCATAGCAGAAAGAGACGCCCGGCTTCAGATGGAAAGGGCGCGAAAGATTACGAAAACTTAA